The DNA segment TTTCATATTCTCTCGTTGCCTTGACAGAGTGGAGGTCGGAGATTCGAGTTCTCTAATTTCGCCTTTATCCATTGAATGCGGCGATATATTTATCAGCTTCTTTCGGCTAAAAAAACAAATTGTAATATAGAATTTGTTTCAGTATCTTTTTAATATAAACATAATGTTGAAAATTAATTCTTCTTAACAAAAATTTAAGTATAAAAATACCATGCCTTTATCACGCCGGCAAAAAAGAGCCCAAGCTGCAAAGCTTAAAAAACCATCAAAAGGCGAGGTATCGCAAGAGCAGATACAGTACGTTCTTGCAAACGCCATGCAGAGCCACCGTCAGGGACATCTGGATAAGGCATTGGAACTATATAAGAAGATAGCTAAATTCTCTCCCGGTGATGCGGAGATAAAACATCTGGTAGGAGTTATCTATTATCAGCAAGGCGACTATGAAAAATCAAAGGCTGCAATTAAACAGGCTCTCACGATAAATCCCGACAATCCTGCCTTTTATAACAATCTTGGCAATTGTCTTGTGGCACTGCAAGAATATAAGGACGCTATATATTGTTATGAGGAGGCGATATCTTTAAAAGAAGGTAATTACCCTGAGGCTATAAATAATATCGGTGCTACATTACATGAGGTAGGAGAGTGGGAAAAGGAAATCGAATATTATAAACAAGGTCTGAAATTCAATCCCGATAACTATACCCTAATGAATGAGCTGGTAAAAACCATGCGTGACGCATGCTATTGGGACGGGCTGGAAGAATATACAAAGCTGCTCGTTGAAGATGCAAAACATGCGATAGCTAACGGACGGAAATCACCTATAACACCATATCACAGCCTTACTTTAGATATACCGCCTTCATTGAAAAAAGAAATAGCACAGAACTATGCCGCAATACGTTACGGAAATATTCCGCAAAAATTCAAGCATGACAGGAAGCCTAACTCCCCTATACGCATCGGTTATTTAAGTGCCGATTACCGTGACCACCCTACAGCTCATCTTATCAGCAACCTTTTTAAATTGCATAACAGGGATAAATTTGAAGTATATGCCTATTCATACGGCAAGAACGACAAAAGCATTTTTCGCAAGAACATAGAAAAAAGTGCGGATAAATTTATCGACTTGATGGGGCAAAATCCCGAGGATATCGCAAAACGGATATATAAGGATAAAATAGATATACTGGTTGACGTTATGGGATATATACAAAATTCCATGCCGGTTATTGCTGCCATGCGTCCGGCTCCTGTGCAGATAAGTTTCCTTGCATATCCGGGTACTATGGGAGCAGCGTTTATTGATTATCTGGTAACAGACGCTACGGCAGTGCCAAAAAAAGACGAGAAAAACTATACGGAAAAACTTATCAAAATGCCGAATAGCTATTTCGTCACGGACGGCACACAGACGATATCCGAGCCACCTACCCGTAAGGAATGCGGATTGCCTGAAGATAAATTCGTGTTTTGCAGCTTTAATAAAAGCATGAAAATAGACCCTACAACATTTGCCGTCTGGATGGATATTTTAACTGAGGTGAATAACAGTGTACTTTGGCTGTATAGCGATAATGAATTTGCAAAAAGTAATATTATAAAAGAGGCAGAAAAACGTGAAATCGTCAAAGACCGGATAATATTTGCTAATCGTGCTTCAAAGGAAGAGCATCTGGCACGCCATGCCTGTGCCGACCTTTTCCTTGACTGTTTTACTGTAAACGCACATACAACCGCTATTGATGCACTATACGCAGGTTTGCCTGTTATTACCAGAATTGGAAATGACATGATGTCCCGTGCCTCTGCCAGTATTTTAAATGCGTGCGGATTGCCTGAGCTTATTACAAAAACAGATTTAGAATATAAAAACACGGCTTTGATATATGCTAACGATGCAAGCTTATTGGCTTCCTTAAAGCAAAAATTGTCAGATAACATAAGCACAAGTGCGTTATTTGATAATGAAAAATATGTCAGCGATTTTGAAGAAAGGTTGCTGGAAGTGGTGTATTAATTTTCATTTATCGGGTTTTAATTGTAATAAAATGCTATAAGCTGTTGAACACGAAACCCAAAAAAATGCTATTGATGCTAAAATTAGCTCTAATTTCATAGTAACAAATACCCCTAAGGTTTGAGCTTGAGCTGTATAAACAACTATATTAAATATTTTAACAGATGATACCATACCGGCACTTGATGTACATAATGTTATGCAGTCGGGAAGATTCGGCTTGTGTGTTTTATAGTATAAGTATAATGCAAAATATATTATACAAATTATCGCAGAAACACCAATTACGTACTCAAGGTATTGTTGTTGTGTCATGTTAACTAAGAATTTTTATTATGCTCTTGTATATTTTGTAACTCACTACTTTTTGCTACTAAGAAACCAAGACAGCCACCTATAACTACAGCTATTAATCCCGGCACTATAATGTTACCCAAGGCAGCACCACCAAGAGATGCTCCGAATAACATATTAGGATTGCTTTGTTGCGTTTCTAACTTTTTTAACTTTTTTTTAGACATAACTAATTATTAAATTTGTATAAATTACAAATGAAAAAACATTAACAAATTAATAATATTTAATTCAATTATAACATACACATACGATATATTCAACTTAAAGGCAAATTAAAATATCCATTTACAACAAATAGGGTTATTTATAAAAAATCTGATAATACAAACTTGAATTAATTCAAATTAATAAATACTAAAAAATGATAAAAAACACAAAAATAGTCGGCATATTAAATATCACGCCCGATTCGTTTTCTGACGGCAATAAATATAACGATGTAGAAGCTATTTTAAGCTACGCTGAAAAGTTAATAAAAGACGGGGCTGATGTTATTGACATAGGTGCGGAATCCACTCGTCCGGGGGCTACAAAACTATCGGCTGAACAAGAATGGCAAAGACTATCCTCTGTATTGAAAAAAATCATTGATACATGCAATAAAAACCATGTTGAAACTAGCATCGATACATACCATCTTGAAACTGCGAAAAAGGCAATCGAAATGGGTATTGACTATATAAACGATGTAAGCGGTTTTAAAAACCCGCAAATGATAGAGGTTGCAAAGAATAGTTCCGTTAAGATAATAGTCATGCATAGCCTTACGGTGCCTGCCGATAAAACCGTCAATATTGATGAGGGGGTTGATGCGGTATCGGAGGTATTGAATTGGGGTAATGAACAAATCAAAAACCTTGTTGACAACAATATTGACCGTTCAAGGATAATTTTTGACCCCGGTATAGGCTTTAACAAAACCGCTTCACAGTCTAAAGAGTTAATTCAAAGAGTTGAAGAATTAAGGTCTTTGCGTGTTCCTATATATATCGGACATTCGAGAAAATCCTTTCTAGGTGATTTCGATGACAAGGATAAAGCTACAATAGAAATATCAAAACAACTAATTGCCAAAGATATTGATTATATCAGGGTACATGATGTATCGGGACACGGCAAAACCGAGTTGTAATTTGCCCTTCGGAAAGAATCTCATTACAAATCCAAGAATGTAAAACGGTTGCGTGAATATTTAGCATAAGATACGGCTTTTTTAAACTTATCCTCTTTCCAGCCTATATCATGGCAGGCAACTGGTGCGGAAGCATTTTTAAGTGTTTTATATATCGGGTCGTATCCTATAAATATTTCGGATATTCTTCCGCAAACTTCTTCCCATTTTGTTGCTATATAATTATTTATCTTATCCTGCTTTTCAGAAGGAAATAATTTTTCCCTATATTCAGTCAAACATTGCTCGGATATTTCCTTGCCGAAAAAATCAGTAATTGCTTTTTCATCATAGTTTTGAGAAAAAATAGGAATGCTTTGCAGCTTTTCCTCTATTATTCTTGACATGGCAAGCGTTGTTACTGCTATTTGCTCGCCGTGAAAGCTATGGGGAAGCACGTTATATGCCATCTCCATAGTATGGGCTATCATATGCTCGCCCTGACTGGCAGGATAACTGCCGCCACACATATACATGCCGAACCCCGATAGAACCAGCGTCTGCGCCAGTAGTTCGATAATTTCTTTGTTTCCCTTTAATAGTTCACCGCTATTTTCAAATAAGTCTTTTTCAAAGGGGCGTAGCATTTCAAAAGGTGATGTGTTATATTCTGTATTTAATAACAAATGCGACAAAAGCCAATCTGCCTGAGCGGTAGGGCGGCAAACACTATCACCTAAGCCGCTTAATATCAGGCGTTTTGGGGCGGCTGCCAATATGTCGATATCAAGGAATATGGCTTCAGGCAGATGTGCCTTTAAGGTTTTTTTATGACCGTTTACCGATATAGAAGCGTTTGCCGAACTATAGCCGTTCATAGAAGGAGCAGTACCGAAAACCATATAAGGCTTTTTCTCGCAAAAGCTCGCATATTTACAAATATCGTTAATAGTTCCCGAACCAACCGCTATTACCGCATCATATTCTTTAATCGCCGCCCGAACTTTTTCAACCGACCTGTCATCGGCAATAGAAGGCTTCAGCACTATTGAAGCTGTTTTATACCCTGACAGGGATTTTACAACTTTCTCTCCAAGTACCTTGTAGGTGTTGTCATCACTGACTACAACAAAGCTTTTACCCGAAGAGCGTCCCGTTACTATATCGGCAATATTATCCTGTAGCCCGCATGCTATTTCTACATGTGCGGGCAGGGTTTTAAAATATTTGTTCAAGATTTGATTTATCATTTTATCAAAACAATATAAATTAAGAGAACTATATAACTTTCAATAAATATGTATAATATAATTAAACTATGTAAAGGTACTTATATATGCTTTTTCTACGTAATGTTATAGTTTTATACATAATTTCCGCCACATTTGCCGTTGCGGACGAGTTCGGCTGTAAGGTTGACTATACTAAATTAGAATCTTTTATAGATGGCAGTTCGCCCGATACAAAGGTTATATTGCCTCCGAAATTATATAAACCCAAAATGACTGACGGTAAGGCTAAAGCCGGATATGTAGAACACCAAGTTCGGTTAAAAGACGGCGTAATTGTTAAATTAGAACGTGGCGGGTGTAAAATTCACGGATACCGGATTGGGTTTGAAAATATACAAAATCTATTGCAGGAAGGCGATATAAACAAGATTATGGAAAAAGTAAATGCCGTATTTGACTCGGTACCTTTTAAGGACGAGCAGGTAATGGAAAATAACCGGAAGTTTATCGGTAACTATGTTGAAAATAGAACTACCGGACAATTTTATGAGTTTGATAAAGAAAGGGGCTATATAATTACCTCTCCCAATATAGAAAAAAAATGCCCTGATTACGGTAAGTCGCAATGCGGTGTTGTTTTAGGAATCGACGTATTTGAATTCTTTAACCGACACATGCCTTAATATTTTAGCTAGCAATAATCTTAATTATAAAAAAATATATGAAAAAAATAATAACCTTTTTTGCAGTTCTTCTTATAAATACTGCCGCAGCGAATGCCACCGATTCGATTGTAGTTAAAAATTGTAATTACGATTATAACGAGCCTGATTTTAAGAAATTTGATTCTGTTTTAGATGATAATGCATCGGGTGTGAAAGTTGTAAAAGAAGAGAAAATATCGCACGATAAGGAATATCCGTTCAAAGATGTCTCGCTTGACCATGTTATTCTGTTAGATGACGGCACAACTGTTGCACACCGCATATTGTGTTATGACGACCTGATATCAAGCTTTATTTCCTTTTTCGATATGCCGAACTATAGAACGGATACGGATATTAAAGATATAATAAAACGTATTGATGAAATAGTGGCAAATACTCCGATAAAAAGCAATAGCAGCTTTAAAGAGGCGTGGGGGGAAATAAGAAAATATGCAATCAAGGACGCAATCACACAAAATGCTAAGTTCTACCGTATGAATGAAGAAACGGGGGAATATGAGCAGTTGCCCAAAGAATGTAGGTTCCTAAATGAAAATAACCCTATATGCCCGAAAGCGGAAGATATGTCGGGTTACTTACAGATAACCGAAGATTTCTTTAACCTGCATATAAAAATTAAGGATTAATTTGCCGCAAATTTGCAAAGATTATCAGCCTTCTCAGACGATGCCTTTACAAGGGCTTTAAATAATTTGAAGCTTGGATTTTCTTCTTCGGTGAAAAATTCGGGGTGCCACTGCACGCCTAGAGCAAAGCGTTTGCTAGGAATTTCAATGCCCTCGATTATACCGTCTTGGGAAATACAATTAACTATTACCGCATTGCTTGTTTCAACAATAGCTTCCCTATGAGCCGTGTTCACATCAATACGGGAATGCCCTGTGATTTTTTCAAGTAATGTGCCTGCTTTTATATCGACATAATGGGCTACTTCCTCGGCAGGTTTTTCGTTTAAATGGTCTATATCGGTATTATAATATTCCTGTAGGTTCTCGGTCATCTTGCACCCCGTTAAGCCACCCATAAGCTGCATACCGGCACATATGCCGAGTATCGGCATATCCCTTTCAAGTGCCGACTTTATAAGGGCAAGGTCAAACTCAAGACGTGGGGAGGGTTCATATGGCGACTTACCGTCATCTGAAATATACCATTCTTTAGGGGATTCAAAAAAACCACCGGGTATAACCAGACCGTCAACTTTATCCAGATAGTCATTTATCCTATCAGGTGCATAAGGTATGCCGAACGGCAAGCCTCCTGCTTTTTCTACTACATTGAAATAATGATCACGTAACGCATGATGCGGTCTTTTTGAGAAAGTCCCCTCTTTTTGCCAGTCAAGCGTTATGCCTATTGATGGACGCATGATTTTTATAGACCTAGAATCCTGTTTAGAATACCTTGCTCTCCTTTTTTGGACTCAACTGTAGGAGTCTCATCTCCTGTTAATTTTTCGCCTATTTTTTTTGTTTCAACTATTCTGTTCTTTTCAGATTTTGCATCTACTACAGGTTCAGTGTTTTTTTCCTTATCACTTGAGAAAGAAGGTATCTTGCTAAGTATTTTTTGCTCAAGGAAGCTTTTTTCCTCCTCTTTTTTCGCAGCCTCAATAAACTCCTTGTGTAACAGGGATTTTATTTCAGGGTTAGCTACGTTTGAGTTAAATAAGCTGCCAAAAGCCTGCTCACCTGCCGTCTGTTTCTCGCTCTTTATTTTTAGGTCGGCAGAAGCATTTTCAAAAAATACCGTTCTTGCATCTTCAGCTTTTGATTT comes from the Pseudomonadota bacterium genome and includes:
- a CDS encoding gamma-glutamyl-gamma-aminobutyrate hydrolase family protein (Members of this family of hydrolases with an active site Cys residue belong to MEROPS family C26.), producing MRPSIGITLDWQKEGTFSKRPHHALRDHYFNVVEKAGGLPFGIPYAPDRINDYLDKVDGLVIPGGFFESPKEWYISDDGKSPYEPSPRLEFDLALIKSALERDMPILGICAGMQLMGGLTGCKMTENLQEYYNTDIDHLNEKPAEEVAHYVDIKAGTLLEKITGHSRIDVNTAHREAIVETSNAVIVNCISQDGIIEGIEIPSKRFALGVQWHPEFFTEEENPSFKLFKALVKASSEKADNLCKFAAN
- the folP gene encoding dihydropteroate synthase — translated: MIKNTKIVGILNITPDSFSDGNKYNDVEAILSYAEKLIKDGADVIDIGAESTRPGATKLSAEQEWQRLSSVLKKIIDTCNKNHVETSIDTYHLETAKKAIEMGIDYINDVSGFKNPQMIEVAKNSSVKIIVMHSLTVPADKTVNIDEGVDAVSEVLNWGNEQIKNLVDNNIDRSRIIFDPGIGFNKTASQSKELIQRVEELRSLRVPIYIGHSRKSFLGDFDDKDKATIEISKQLIAKDIDYIRVHDVSGHGKTEL
- a CDS encoding tetratricopeptide repeat protein, with translation MPLSRRQKRAQAAKLKKPSKGEVSQEQIQYVLANAMQSHRQGHLDKALELYKKIAKFSPGDAEIKHLVGVIYYQQGDYEKSKAAIKQALTINPDNPAFYNNLGNCLVALQEYKDAIYCYEEAISLKEGNYPEAINNIGATLHEVGEWEKEIEYYKQGLKFNPDNYTLMNELVKTMRDACYWDGLEEYTKLLVEDAKHAIANGRKSPITPYHSLTLDIPPSLKKEIAQNYAAIRYGNIPQKFKHDRKPNSPIRIGYLSADYRDHPTAHLISNLFKLHNRDKFEVYAYSYGKNDKSIFRKNIEKSADKFIDLMGQNPEDIAKRIYKDKIDILVDVMGYIQNSMPVIAAMRPAPVQISFLAYPGTMGAAFIDYLVTDATAVPKKDEKNYTEKLIKMPNSYFVTDGTQTISEPPTRKECGLPEDKFVFCSFNKSMKIDPTTFAVWMDILTEVNNSVLWLYSDNEFAKSNIIKEAEKREIVKDRIIFANRASKEEHLARHACADLFLDCFTVNAHTTAIDALYAGLPVITRIGNDMMSRASASILNACGLPELITKTDLEYKNTALIYANDASLLASLKQKLSDNISTSALFDNEKYVSDFEERLLEVVY
- a CDS encoding sn-glycerol-1-phosphate dehydrogenase; its protein translation is MINQILNKYFKTLPAHVEIACGLQDNIADIVTGRSSGKSFVVVSDDNTYKVLGEKVVKSLSGYKTASIVLKPSIADDRSVEKVRAAIKEYDAVIAVGSGTINDICKYASFCEKKPYMVFGTAPSMNGYSSANASISVNGHKKTLKAHLPEAIFLDIDILAAAPKRLILSGLGDSVCRPTAQADWLLSHLLLNTEYNTSPFEMLRPFEKDLFENSGELLKGNKEIIELLAQTLVLSGFGMYMCGGSYPASQGEHMIAHTMEMAYNVLPHSFHGEQIAVTTLAMSRIIEEKLQSIPIFSQNYDEKAITDFFGKEISEQCLTEYREKLFPSEKQDKINNYIATKWEEVCGRISEIFIGYDPIYKTLKNASAPVACHDIGWKEDKFKKAVSYAKYSRNRFTFLDL
- a CDS encoding DUF3035 domain-containing protein, with translation MKKTLAKGFILITSLSFITSCSGSVRDTLGMRRSAPNEFRVVSNPPLSVPPEFSIRPPIPEGTYKEVIKSKAEDARTVFFENASADLKIKSEKQTAGEQAFGSLFNSNVANPEIKSLLHKEFIEAAKKEEEKSFLEQKILSKIPSFSSDKEKNTEPVVDAKSEKNRIVETKKIGEKLTGDETPTVESKKGEQGILNRILGL